The following coding sequences are from one Cryptococcus deuterogattii R265 chromosome 1, complete sequence window:
- a CDS encoding myo-inositol 2-dehydrogenase → MSHNKVLNVAVVGCGEVAQIAHIPNLVVASDKYKITALCDVSVKTVELCGSRFGVTNIFTSVTEMLASLIPIDLVFVLTADQFHAENIIECANAGKHVMIEKPMAQTLAEYDAVEEARVRNGVVVFVGYMRRYAPALERLKEEIKGKTIKYVRVRDIIGNNSYFTSQSGMHQHYYKDFPSSASSELVARRASNLKENLGAKADSDPRNANSWGLLHSLGSHDLSAMRDVIGMPEKCLCATRSDDGDSSWWWTALFQYKGFKAYYEMAIDEVAIFDAHIEVYTNDSRVKIQYDTPYVKGLPIKLTIQRQLPNGDFSEQVIRPTYVDPYTLELDLIYDAVVNGKDYKTTPLDAKNDTILAKMIMDALVD, encoded by the exons ATGTCCCACAATAAGGTGCTCAATGTCGCTGTCGTTGGCTGCGGTGAAGTCGCGCAAATCGCACAT ATCCCCAATCTCGTGGTAGCCTCCGACAAGTACAAGATCACAGCTCTTTGTGATGTCTCTGTCAAAACAGTCGAGCTGTGTGGCTCTCGTTTCGGAGTCACCAACATCTTCACTTCTGT CACAGAGATGCTCGCTTCATTAATCCCCATCGatctcgtcttcgtcttgACAGCTGATCAGTTCCACGCCGAGAACATTATCGAATGCGCCAACGCCGGCAAACATGTCATGATCGAGAAACCTATGGCTCAGACGCTTGCAGAGTACGATGCAGTGGAAGAAGCGAGGGTGAGGAACGGAGTGGTTGTATTTGTGGGGTACATGCGGAGGTATGCTCCGGCGCTGGAGAggttgaaagaagaaattaAGGGGAAGACGATCAAGTATGTGAGGGTCCGGGATATCATTGGAAAT AACAGCTACTTTACTTCCCAATCAGGTATGCATCAGCATTATTACAAAGatttcccatcttccgcATCATCCGAACTCGTTGCCAGACGTGCTTCCAACCTCAAAGAGAACCTAGGTGCCAAGGCAGATTCGGACCCTCGCAACGCAAACTCATGGGGCCTTTTGCATAGTCTCGGCAGCCACGACCTGTCGGCTATGAGAGATGTTATCGGTATGCCGGAAAAGTGTCTCTGTGCGACAAGGAGCGATGACGGGGATTCGTCTTGGTGGTGGACGGCTTTGTTCCAGTACAAGGGATTCAAGGCTTACTACGAG ATGGCCATTGATGAAGTCGCAATCTTTGATGCTCATATCGAAGTGTACACTAACGACTCTCGTGTCAAGATCCAATACGACAC ACCGTATGTCAAAGGACTTCCTATCAAACTCACTATCCAACGCCAACTGCCCAACGGCGACTTTTCGGAGCAGGTGATCCGACCAACATATGTTGATCCCTACACCCTTGAGCTGGATTTGATTTATGATGCTGTGGTGAACGGGAAAGATTACAAAACGACACCATTGGACGCGAAAAATGATACAATCTTGGCCAAGATGATTATGGACGCTTTAGTCGATTGA
- a CDS encoding GMP synthase glutamine-hydrolyzing, translating to MATEEIHSLYDTILILDFGSQYSHLITRRCRELNVYCEMLPCTQKISELSWKPKGVILSGSPYSVYAPDAPHVDPDVFNLGVPILGICYGLQEIARVHGGTVDAHTHREYGYAKIEVVKTGKKDQDALFDGIEMEEDGGLQVWMSHGDQLTSLPPNFVTIASTPTSPYTSIAHESKPIYGVQFHPEVSHSPRGKEVIAAFVKNVCGVRDGWSMESFIPKEIARIRQICGEKGQVIGAVSGGVDSTVAAKLMHEAIGDRFHAIMVDNGVLRKDEAKKVHKMLTIDLGVNLTVVDASELFLARLKGVEDPERKRKIIGNTFIEVFEAEAAKLEDAAEKELAEKGGEAKGKIEWLLQGTLYPDVIESISFKGPSATIKTHHNVGGLLEDMKLKLIEPLRELFKDEVRALGRLLSIPEHLVGRHPFPGPGLAIRILGEVTREQIAILQHADDIYIEEIRAAGLYDQISQAFVALLPVKAVGVAGDARTYDQVVAVRAVSTEDFMTADWFVFPPQVLKRISSRITNEVKGVNRVVYDITSKPPGTVEWL from the exons ATGGCCACAGAGGAGATCCATAGCTTGTACGATACCATCCTAATCTTGGATTTTGGATCCCAG TACTCCCACTTGATCACTCGACGATGCCGAGAGCTCAAC GTGTACTGTGAGATGTTGCCTTGCACGCAAAAGATCTCCGAGTTGTCATGGAAGCCCAAGG GTGTCATCCTTTCCGGCTCACCTTACTCTGTTTACGCCCCCGACGCTCCCCACGTTGACCCTGACGTCTTCAACCTTGGTGTTCCCATCCTCGGTATCTGCTACGGTCTCCAGGAGATTGCCCGTGTCCACGGTGGTACCGTCGATGCTCACACCCACAGAGAGTACGGTTACGCCAAGATCGAGGTCGTCAAGACTGGCAAAAAGGACCAGGATGCCTTGTTCGATGGCatagagatggaggaggatggtggcTTGCAG GTCTGGATGTCTCATGGTGACCAGCTTACATCCCTCCCCCCCAACTTTGTCACCATCGCTTCCACCCCTACTTCCCCTTACACTTCTATCGCCCACGAGTCCAAGCCTATTTACGGTGTCCAATTCCACCCCGAGGTTTCTCACTCCCCCAGGGGCAAGGAGGTCATTGCCGCCTTTGTGAAGAACGTCTGTGGTGTCAGGGACGGCTGGAGCATGGAGAGTTTTATCCCCAAGGAGATTGCTAGGATTAGGCAAATCTGTGGTGAGAAGGGTCAGGTTATCGGTGCCGTCAGCGGTGGTGTCGACTCCACTGTCGCCGCCAAGTTGATGCACGAGGCTATCGGTGATCG ATTCCATGCTATCATGGTCGACAACGGTGTCCTCCGAAAGGATGAGGCCAAGAAGGTCCACAAGATGCTTACCATTGACCTCGGTGTCAATCTCACTGTCGTTGACGCTTCTGaactcttccttgcccGTCTCAAGGGTGTCGAGGACCCCGAGCGTAAGCGGAAAATCATCGGTAACACCTTTATCGAAGTCTTTGAGGCCGAGGCTGCCAAGCTTGAGGATGCCGCTGAGAAAGAGCTTGCCGAGAAGGGCGGTGAGGCCAAGGGCAAAATCGAGTGGTTGCTCCAAGGTACCTTGTACCCCGACGTTATCGAAAGTATTTCTTTCAAAGGTCCCAGTGCGACCATCAAGACCCATCACAACGTCGGTGGGTTGTTGGAGGACATGAAGTTGAAGTTGATCGAGCCTCTCCGAGAGCTCTTCAAGGACGAAGTCCGTGCCCTTGGTCGTCTCCTCAGTATCCCCGAACACCTTGTCGGCCGACACCCCTTTCCCGGTCCTGGTCTCGCTATCCGAATTCTCGGTGAAGTCACTCGCGAGCAAATCGCCATCCTCCAACACGCCGACGACATTTACATTGAGGAAATCCGTGCTGCTGGTTTATACGACCAAATTTCTCAGGCCTTTGTTGCCCTCTTGCCTGTTAAGGCGGTCGGTGTTGCTGGTGATGCGAGGACTTATGACCAGGTCGTTGCTGTCAGGGCCGTTTCTACAGAAGACTTTATGACTGCCGACTGGTTCGTGTTCCCCCCGCAAGTGTTGAAGAGGATCTCCTCTAGGATTACCAATGAG GTCAAGGGTGTTAACAGGGTTGTCTACGACATTACTTCCAAGCCTCCTGGAAC TGTTGAGTGGCTTTAA
- a CDS encoding TBC1 domain family member 5 produces the protein MSTHQPQEGDVFPRPSDHDILSTWEKLFSDPLISLTRLKSRSLDKAGLGPAGPDGGVILRSVYWRLYHGLLPPPTSLDLFPQALETSRESYNALRRRYLIAPDGRWASDCSGFDESLHSTSPVRHTSRRIVSPAHGSPLQPNDGWDPLSLSTSSPWKTWFAHTELRATIRQDVERTFPDMSYFQLERVQKCMTTALFIFAVLNPDVGYRQGMHELFACCFMAVDRDSLKVVNKAEEQQEEAMFKTLDRRYVEHDAFELFAAIMKNAKAFYEWRAEEGPIKSRTNTAPKAPIIIRCNNLHTSLLRRIDPQLYERLETEGVEAQIWAIRWIRLIFTRELPFSIAMRLWDGIFAEDPGLQLLDYICIAMLLLVRNELIDADYPTLLTNLLHYPAPSSTYPFEPFLILAQALFLRSDNSPAAGVEIVIQNQDLLNVKAAPKNQERDASDPSSYRTRFADGRGNGRTISGTVKERLQKGGVGGLAQGLFERAQAAGLDKAFLSTVNDFRKNLPDSTTAYSYLPNLPFSPSHSPAPRTSSPFSAIPNSASILPSRSFLSPHSPSTVNSTPPLRPALRSRTSIDSQTSQISVKTIKDAEREMAELRLAMLGMGKAMSEWLDVLHNSQQQMEESERENAWKGLERVKDTLIDGAGKDVDEIVKEWGWHEGLEASSSRSSTPAPSAMDRPLEAPIAEPELSPETVVSGPSTMEFEEVTPTPLSVAVMPTTPRFLSASRHSISPVGQDNSFATSRAAKRLSAQAIRGDGSISGLPRVSHIVPPVNSGSERYQPKEAERPASAGLGIIAVDEGEQSKDQLPVNVDPLAGLDTKVRESRRHAGPGVDPLLGMDVQ, from the exons ATGAGCACTCACCAAcctcaagaaggagacgTATTCCCACGTCCATCTGATCACGACATCCT GTCCACATGGGAAAAACTCTTTTCTGACCCACTCATATCACTCACTAGACTCAAGTCTAGATCGCTGGATAAAGCTGGATTAGGACCAGCTGGGCCTGATGGAGGCGTTATCCTGCGATCTGTATATTGGAGG CTCTACCACGGtcttctcccacctccTACTTCCCTAGACCTTTTCCCGCAGGCCCTTGAAACTTCACGCGAATCTTACAACGCTCTCAGACGGCGATACCTTATCGCGCCCGATGGCCGATGGGCTTCAGACTGTTCGGGGTTCGATGAATCGCTCCATTCTACCTCTCCAGTCCGCCATACTTCCCGTAGGATAGTCTCTCCGGCCCACGGCTCTCCTTTGCAACCTAATGACGGCTGGGACCCCTTATCGCTatcgacatcatcaccttGGAAAACTTGGTTCGCCCATACCGAACTTCGAGCGACAATCAGGCAAGATGTCGAGCGTACATTCCCTGACATGTCATATTTCCAGCTCGAAAGGGTACAGAAATGCATGACAACGgcattatttatttttgCTGTGCTCAATCCGGATGTAGGGTATAGGCAAGGTATGCACGAGCTTTTTGCTTGTTGTTTTATGGCGGTGGATAGAGATTCTCTGAAGGTGGTGAACAAGGCCGAAGAACAGCAGGAAGAGGCTATGTTCAAGACACTAGATAGAAGATATGTGGAGCACGATGCGTTTGAGCTGTTTGCGGCGATTATGAAAAACGCCAAGGCGTTTTATGAGTGGAGAGCAGAGGAGGGACCGATT AAATCTAGAACGAATACTGCACCCAAAGCGCCTATCATCATAAGATGTAATAATTTACATACGTCTCTCTTGAGACGAATAGACCCCCAGCTTTATGAGCGTTTAGAGACCGAAGGTGTAGAGGCGCAAATATGGGCCAT TCGATGGATCCGACTTATTTTTACCCGCGAATTGCCCTTTAGCATCGCGATGAGATTATGGGATGGAATCTTTGCTGAAGATCCCGGGCTACAATTGCTTGACTACATCTGTATCGCGATGCTCCTGCTCGTGCGAAATGAGT TGATCGACGCGGACTATCCCACTTTGCTCACTAACTTGCTTCATTACCCCGCCCCGTCGTCGACATATCCTTTTGAGCCTTTTCTAATACTTGCGCAAGCTCTATTCTTGCGAAGTGACAACTCGCCAGCTGCGGGCGTAGAGATAGTAATCCAGAATCAAGACCTTTTAAATGTCAAAGCTGCCCCCAAAAATCAGGAAAGGGACGCGAGCGACCCAAGCAGTTACCGAACCAGGTTTGCCGATGGGAGAGGTAATGGACGTACAATTTCGGGAACGGTGAAAGAAAGATTACAGAAGGGTGGAGTAGGAGGTTTGGCCCAGGGGCTATTTGAAAGGGCACAGGCAGCAGGGCTGGACAAAGCGTTTTTATCTACTGTCAATGACTTTAGG AAAAATTTGCCAGATTCCACAACCGCATACTCATAccttcccaatcttccattctccccATCTCACTCCCCTGCGCCACGTACATCAAGTCCTTTTTCAGCCATTCCTAACTCCGCCtcaattcttccttctcggtCGTTCTTGTCCCCCCATTCACCTTCCACGGTCAATAGcactcctcctcttcgtccagCTCTTCGGTCTCGCACATCTATTGATAGCCAAACATCACAAATATCTGTGAAAACAATCAAGGACGCAGAACGAGAGATGGCCGAGCTGCGATTGGCCATGCTCGGTATGGGCAAAGCGATGAGCGAGTGGTTGGACGTGCTGCATAACTCACAACaacaaatggaagaaagtgaaagagaaaacgCCTGGAAGGGGTTGGAAAGGGTCAAGGATACGTTGATTGATGGGGCAGGgaaggatgtggatgagatTGTCAAGGAATGGGGATGGCACGAAGGGTTAGAAGCTTCGAGTAGCCGATCATCCACTCCAGCCCCTTCGGCCATGGACCGGCCTCTTGAAGCTCCAATCGCCGAGCCAGAACTTAGTCCTGAGACAGTTGTTTCTGGACCATCAACAATGGAATTCGAAGAAGTCACGCCCACTCCACTCAGTGTTGCAGTCATGCCCACGACCCCGCGGTTCCTCTCTGCCTCTCGCCACAGCATATCACCTGTAGGCCAAGATAATTCTTTCGCAACGTCCAGGGCAGCAAAGCGACTATCAGCTCAAGCAATTCGAGGGGATGGATCTATTTCAGGTTTACCGAGGGTATCCCATATAGTCCCCCCTGTCAACTCAGGATCGGAGAGGTACCAACCGAAAGAGGCAGAGAGGCCTGCGTCAGCCGGCTTAGGTATCATCGCTGTCGATGAGGGAGAACAGTCCAAAGATCAGTTACCCGTTAATGTCGATCCGCTCGCTGGTCTGGACACAAAGGTAAGGGAGAGTCGCAGACACGCAGGACCGGGTGTAGATCCATTGTTGGGGATGGATGTCCAGTGA
- a CDS encoding WD-repeat protein: MSLRLRQAIPGQPSHYSSQNTAGIVVNGAAYIVYPSASNVVLLTPEHELVETLQFWLALPHRASSSLTGTVAGVLCSSDDGYILAWSSIYIVLWKYQPRKAKAHSDWTVHSVVIASSPVSCMDFREGTLALGTMKSIEYWRMNPASEVVVWDRLWEQFMPVPVSVQISPTSGHLAWFNQNQKSGYILTIDGKGQPVGVAQEIRHPREIQWIGWRNSAPGSDPFLYTITKNSVLRIYSPVLDDPVWFQLLYSLDHRSFNRDVHATSPKTKGKEPQSSQYGAMWVWDAKVLKAGARKELEKIKGSGEIQKMQDAVTILESMEAEESDVVAWIGPDGSITLRSILNMDRKPPTLLKSLPLAKFILPSVSNSSHWSPQAQLLSISSSSPSLTIILPPTSAHNRISSLYVSLAKLLSAKPQSISPTSSSSFGEVSHIQLENNLSGFVRTPNGRGLLAMAENGEIATWYKQQLSVRPRLWHTAPKALLGKGHWYTTTPPSQAAMFSKGRGIVFYTNPPDAPATITLQHLDPGCSVPCTSVTLPHFSPQDNDEIEMLLAVSNIDDGFDDRGRRTQRAIIMAATRSGEAWVWRVISRMQTSETQAEQSDEPDEKPTIALVSHYRLPLKSVPRMIIPVDPMGWHQNVIDWETDTPLQDMVLTVSEDGDLEFWTPKLGQHLIGKDTERGFDGEAVRHPDRACEMKENGHTHEKQGGGEDEPWVRTGIVRTGRKNAIMARCSSRKKTVLICELEDGRHEMTIWDSKVSEFSTGLELTKVYDLGEKIQDLDWTTTSDLQSVLAVGFPHRILLICEQRMSYVERTPGWAPFLTIDMFSYTSIPIRDSIWLAGGSLAVGTGNQIYLFSRFLDQEDKEEDGEAEDIFQLIAQENGPLLDYHPILLGQCLLWDKANLVKSILLRLAKALKKCEEEGKMRLTFERLDPAEFYTTKTVTKRPKTGARKYEGLFASTPTLEEDTHDDLTEKVVTALEERLCGPVHIPISAAETSFLATVARVTLEVDRQRRSLDISGTRYLISIRMYVNWDRLSNTSGTVTPSSDSELRQMPKPSGASHFSFRNIVWAMHSDSQELLLEATSQCCKNGKMLWEDAKKLGVFLWLKSAETARSQLEVIAKNRFLADDDRDPTSCSLIFFALGKTKVVHGLWRQAPGHKEQKLMLKFLTNDFTLDRWKTAAMKNAYALLSKQRYEYAAAFFMLAGQPEDGINVCLRQLNDWQLGLALARVVEGRTDGPIYRRIVSEIVLPLAFKGGHRWLGTWAFWMLGRRDLAARVLISPMVDVANDYSPEKPIRVGNPENDDPSLLLMFQHLKSKSLQTAKGTSEVSTKLEFDFVLHNARVFFRMGCHDLALDLLRSWSFERPFFPMDVLGESTRSSRFATPSVDDNGKVTTPELLDGDIKIEEPAIIIEEKEPSSSPNAEKKIGNFLKSAKQDTQQGGMEFNMDNFF; this comes from the exons ATGTCTCTCCGCCTAAGACAGGCCATCCCAGGTCAGCCTTCCCATTATTCCTCACAAAACACTGCAGGAATAGTCGTCAATGGTGCAGCATACATC GTGTATCCCTCGGCATCAAATGTGGTGCTCCTTACTCCGGAACATGAACTCGTAGAGACTCTCCAGTTCTGGCTTGCACTACCGCATCGAGCTTCGTCGTCTTTAACAGGCACTGTGGCGGGTGTCCTTTGTAGCTCTGATGATGGATAT ATCCTAGCATGGAGCAGCATCTATATTGTCCTTTGGAAGTACCAGCCTCGCAAAGCAAAGGCCCATAGCGATTGGACAGTCCATTCAGTTGTCATAGCTTCTTCACCCGTGTCATGCATGGATTTCCGCGAGG GGACCCTTGCGCTTGGTACAATGAAAAGTATAGAATACTGGCGCATGAACCCAGCATCCGAAGTTGTAGTATGGGATAGGCTTTGGGAGCAATTTATGCCTGTGCCAGTTAGCGTCCAGATTTCTCCTACTTCAGGGCATCTTGCATGGTTCAATCAG AACCAAAAGTCTGGGTATATTCTTACTATCGACGGAAAAGGACAACCAGTGGGCGTCGCTCAAGAAATACGGCATCCCAGAGAGATCCAGTGGATCGGATGGCGTAATTCAGCTCCAGGGAGTGATCCATTCCTTTACACGATCACAAAGAACTCGGTGCTCCGAATCTACTCTCCTGTCCTTGACGATCCTGTATGGTTCCAACTACTTTATTCTCTCGACCACAGATCTTTCAATCGAGATGTTCACGCAACCTCGCCCAAaacaaaagggaaagagcCCCAGTCGAGCCAATACGGCGCCATGTGGGTTTGGGATGCGAAAGTTCTCAAAGCAGGTGCAAGGAAGGAACTAGAGAAGATTAAGGGCAGTGGAGAGATACAAAAAATGCAAGATGCAGTAACGATATTGGAGTCCATGGAGGCCGAAGAAAGCGACGTCGTTGCCTGGATCGGTCCTGACGGGAGCATTACATTGCGGTCTATTCTT aaCATGGACAGGAAACCCCCGACTCTGCTCAAATCCTTGCCCCTGGCAAAATTTATTCTTCCATCCGTTTCAAACTCATCCCATTGGTCACCACAAGCTCAACTACTCTCtatatcctcctcctcgccatcTCTTACAATTATACTCCCTCCAACGAGCGCTCATAACCGCATATCATCTCTCTATGTGTCCTTAGCGAAGCTGCTTTCCGCCAAACCTCAAAGTATTTCCCcgacatcctcttcctcttttggCGAGGTATCGCATATTCAGCTCGAAAATAACCTGTCTGGTTTTGTTCGTACCCCGAACGGTCGTGGCCTTTTGGCAATGGCAGAGAACGGAGAGATTGCGACCTGGTATAAGCAGCAACTCAGCGTTCGGCCTCGACTATGGCATACCGCTCCTAAAGCTCTTCTTGGTAAAGGGCACTGGTATACAACAACTCCACCTAGCCAAGCTGCAATGTTCTCAAAGGGACGCGGGATTGTTTTCTATACAAACCCGCCTGATGCTCCTGCGACCATTACTCTTCAGCATCTTGATCCAGGCTGCAGTGTACCTTGCACCTCTGTCACTTTGCCTCATTTTTCTCCTCAAGATaatgatgagattgaaatGCTTTTGGCTGTTTCTAACATTGATGACGGTTTTGATGACCGAGGTCGTCGCACCCAGCGAGCCATTATCATGGCTGCGACAAGGTCCGGTGAAGCTTGGGTATGGCGAGTCATATCGAGGATGCAAACTTCCGAGACCCAAGCAGAACAGAGCGATGAACCCGACGAGAAACCAACCATCGCACTTGTCTCGCATTACCGTTTGCCGCTGAAGTCTGTACCCCGAATGATTATCCCTGTAGACCCCATGGGCTGGCACCAAAACGTAATTGATTGGGAAACTGATACGCCTTTGCAAGACATGGTTCTCACCGTctctgaagatggtgaTCTCGAATTTTGGACCCCCAAATTGGGACAGCATCTCATCGGTAAAGATACCGAGAGAGGATTCGATGGCGAGGCCGTGCGCCATCCTGATAGGGCTTGTGAAATGAAAGAAAATGGTCACACGCATGAGAAACAAGGaggtggggaagatgaaccGTGGGTAAGGACGGGCATAGTTAGAAcagggaggaagaatgcaATCATGGCTAGGTGTAGCTCGAGGAAAAAGACGGTTCTGA TATGcgagttggaagatgggaggCATGAGATGACTATTTGGGACTCAAAAGTCAGCGAGTTCTCGACAGGGCTGGAACTAACTAAGGTCTACGA TCTCGGTGAGAAGATTCAGGACTTAGATTGGACTACAACGTCGGATCTCCAGTCCGTCCTCGCTGTCGGCTTCCCGCACCGGATTCTCCTCATCTGCGAGCAGCGCATGTCCTATGTTGAGCGAACTCCTGGATGGGCACCATTCCTCACTATCGACATGTTTTCATACACGTCAATTCCTATCCGCGATTCGATCTGGCTTGCAGGAGGGAGTTTAGCTGTTGGAACAGGTAATCAAATATATCTCTTTAGTCGTTTCCTTGACcaagaagataaagaagaagatggggaggCGGAAGATATATTCCAGCTGATTGCGCAAGAGAATGGACCCTTGTTGGACTATCATCCTATCCTACTAGGACAGTGCCTTCTCTGGG ATAAAGCGAATCTTGTCAAAAGCATTCTGTTGCGTTTAGCGAAGGCATTAAAGAAgtgtgaagaggaagggaagatgaggttAACGTTTGAACGTTTGGATCCTGCGGAGTTTTACACCACGAAGACTGTGACAAAGCGCCCAAAAACG GGTGCGAGAAAATATGAAGGTTTATTTGCCTCGACTCCGACTCTGGAGGA GGACACTCATGATGATTTGACAGAAAAGGTCGTCACCGcattggaagagagattaTGCGGCCCGGTCCATATACCCATTTCTGCGGCTGAGACATCATTTTTGGCTACTGTTGCTCGAGTTACTCTTGAG GTCGACCGACAAAGAAGATCACTTGACATATCCGGTACGCGCTACCTTATTTCCATTCGGATGTATGTCAACTGGGATCGCTTGAGTAATACATCTGGAACTGTCACTCCCTCCAGCGATTCTGAATTAAGACAGATGCCAAAGCCAAGTGGAGCGAGCCACTTTTCTTTCAGGAATATTGTCTGGGCTATGCACAGTGACAGCCAGGAGTTGCTGCTCGAGGCTACTAGTCAATGCTGTAAGAACGGCAAGATGCTATGGGAAGACGCAAAGAAACTAGGAGTGTTCTTATGGCTCAAATCAGCGGAGACTGCG AGGTCGCAACTCGAGGTTATCGCGAAGAATCGATTTCTGGCAGATGACGATCGAGACCCCACATCTTGTTCTTTAATTTTCTTTGCTCTGGGCAAAACGAAAGTCGTCCATGGTCTCTGGCGTCAAGCACCTGGCCACAAGGAGCAGAAGCTTATGCTAAAGTTCTTGACCAATGACTTTACTCTCGACCGATGGAAGACTGCTGCCATGAAGAACGCCTATGCGTTGTTGAGTAAACAGCGCTATGAGTACGCAGCTGCATTTTTCATGCTGGCTGGACAACCTGAAGACGGAATCAACGTTTGTTTAAGGCAGCTTAATGACTGGCAACTTGGCCTGGCCCTTGCTAGAGTAGTGGAAGGGAGGACAGATGGGCCGATCTATAGGCGAATTGTAAGCGAAATCGTTCTACCGTTGGCATTTAAAGGTGGCCATAGATGGTTGGGAACTTGGGCTTTCTGGATGTTGGGTAGGAGGGATCTGGCTGCGAGGGTGCTCATT TCCCCGATGGTTGACGTCGCAAACGACTACTCCCCAGAGAAACCTATACGGGTTGGCAACCCAGAAAATGATGACCCCAGCTTGCTCCTGATGTTCCAGCACCTCAAGTCCAAATCTCTCCAAACGGCAAAGGGGACCAGCGAGGTTTCCACTAAGCTGGAATTCGACTTCGTTCTGCATAATGCCAGAGTCTTCTTTCGCATGG GTTGCCACGACCTCGCCCTTGATCTGCTACGTTCATGGTCCTTCGAGcgccccttcttccctatGGATGTATTGGGTGAGAGTacaagaagctcaaggttTGCAACGCCTTCCGTTGATGATAATGGCAAAGTCACCACTCCTGAACTACTGGATGGAGATATTAAGATAGAAGAACCGGCGATAATTatagaagagaaggagccAAGCTCGTCACCGAACGCAGAGAAAAAGATTGGAAACTTTTTGAAGAGCGCGAAGCAGGACACGCAGCAAGGAGGGATGGAGTTCAACATGGATAACTTCTTTTGA
- a CDS encoding glutathione S-transferase, translating into MSAITLPAAFPVVGIPLFATFALNTYQQILVSKARKESGVKYPTLYAPEAEAAVDARKMKFNCCQRAHANTLENVPYVLALFGFLSVFHPKVASAAMLMWIVGRFRYTAGYASGDPEKRINTIYKISYLGLFTLVFGTLGVAVQKSYSVLF; encoded by the exons ATGTCTGCCATCACCCTTCCTGCTGCTTTTCCTGTCGTCGGTATCCCTCTCTTCGCCACCTTTGCCCTCAAC ACTTATCAGCAAATCCTTGTCTCGAAGGCCCGTAAGGAGTCTGGCGTCAAGTACCCTACATTGTATGCCCCGGAGGCCGAGGCTGCTGTCGATGCCagaaagatg AAATTCAACTGCTGCCAGCGTGCTCACGCCAACACTCTCGAAAATGTTCCCTACGTTCTCGCTCTGTTTGGTTTCCTCA GTGTTTTCCACCCCAAGGTCGCCTCCGCTGCTATGCTTATGTGGATTGTTGGCCGCTTCCGTTATACT GCGGGCTACGCTTCTGGTGACCCTGAAAAGCGC ATCAACACCATCTACAAGATCTCTTACCTCGGGCTTTTCA CTCTTGTCTTCGGAACTCTTGGTGTTGCAGTTCAGAAGAGCTATTCTGTCCTCTTCTAA
- a CDS encoding solute carrier family 31 (copper transporter) member 1, with the protein MDHGDHSGHTMPGMDMPACSMNMLWNNQVADTCVVFRSWHISGTWTMILSCLVIIGISLFYSYLLHYIKDYDRHIAAAIYSSTQQGRRDRDGSPAGTGLIPPVPAAYGGIESGAFGRIGNTRLPLNLRLIRAGLYAVTVAISFWLMLVAMTYNTYLFSSIVVGAFFGHMIYEDEMDVGAVLSGTSGKGLACH; encoded by the exons ATGGACCACGGAGACCACTCGGGACACACTATGCCTGGCATGGACATGCCCGCTTGCTCT ATGAATATGCTGTGGAATAACCAAGTAGCAGACACATGTGTTGTTTTCCGCTCATGGCATATCTCGGGTACTTGGACCATGATTCTTTCCTG CCTCGTCATCATTGGCATCTCCCTTTTCTATtcatatcttcttcattacATCAAGGACTACGATCGTCATATCGCTGCTGCCATTTATTCCTCTACGCAGCAAGGTCGAAGGGACAGAGACGGCAGCCCTGCTGGAACAGGTCTCATACCACCTGTTCCAGCTGCGTATGGTGGGATTGAATCAGGTGCTTTTGGCAGGATTGGAAA TACTAGATTGCCGCTTAATTTGAGACTGATTAGGGCCGGACTCTATGCTGTTACCGTAgccatctccttctgg CTCATGCTTGTCGCCATGACTTACAATACGTATCTCTTCAGTTCCATCGTCGTTGGTGCTTTCTTCGGCCATATGATatatgaagatgagatggacgTCGG GGCCGTGTTGTCTGGTACAAGTGGGAAAGGGTTAGCTTGTCACTAA